The following proteins are co-located in the Megalops cyprinoides isolate fMegCyp1 chromosome 15, fMegCyp1.pri, whole genome shotgun sequence genome:
- the LOC118790477 gene encoding inhibitory synaptic factor 2A-like, whose amino-acid sequence MVSREASKCMLTNSESDSEAAPPLALEGKYTLDPSRQVRKRNKALQVRFKDICEAQNEQREAARQAGGKGGKPVSYKVAYRKYMTVPARRSIPNVTRSTGVQTSPDLKTRYQTFPFERKKGHTFKHAAAVETFKGQNNGFVMDVKETKDTESPGAPSHFAGKVSYQTRALFHANDCSDTLEELSGANCSDAAAACLDSSLVAYSKDAQCFPNAMDAGADADYKICSVKSKHQKGLHQAEAEPDLAAERQLLSFEETSSARPLQDTGSKVTGPIAWNSLTQVECLESPSARSKRKKGLQLNGLQMQPHTLPRAGCPSQAQCHSRPPGAIEEQACPGGGGVGVGGASEPCQQIVAVTQDGDLKAQLQVMENLISSSQETIKVLLGVIQELEKGEAQREGLSYRTGQDTANCDTCRNSACIIYSVELDFKQQEDKLQPLMKRLCPTEDLPFPSLPYPQEAFTSTPKRKSKTESKKHARWKLWFL is encoded by the exons ATGGTGAGCAGGGAGGCCAGCAAATGCATGCTTACAAACTCGGAGTCAGACTCGGAGGCAGCGCCACCGCTGGCCCTGGAGGGGAAATACACCCTGGATCCAAGCAGACAGGTGCGGAAGAGGAACAAGGCCCTGCAGGTGCGATTCAAGGACATCTGCGAGGCGCAGAACGAGCAGAGGGAGGCTGCCCGGCAggcaggggggaagggaggcAAGCCGGTCTCCTACAAAGTGGCGTACCGCAAGTACATGACGGTGCCCGCCCGCCGCTCCATCCCCAACGTCACGCGGAGCACGGGCGTGCAGACGTCCCCGGACCTTAAAACACGCTACCAGACCTTCCCATTCGAGCGCAAGAAGGGGCACACCTTCAAACACGCGGCGGCTGTGGAAACGTTCAAGGGTCAGAACAACGGGTTCGTGATGGATGTGAAGGAGACTAAGGACACCGAGAGCCCGGGGGCGCCCTCCCATTTCGCAGGGAAGGTCAGCTATCAGACACGGGCACTGTTCCATGCCAACGACTGCTCCGACACCTTGGAGGAACTCTCCGGAGCTAACTGTTCGGACGCAGCGGCGGCCTGCTTGGACTCCTCCTTGGTCGCCTATTCCAAGGACGCGCAGTGCTTTCCTAACGCTATGGACGCCGGCGCGGACGCAGACTACAAGATCTGCAGCGTGAAAAGCAAACACCAAAAAGGATTACATCAAGCGGAGGCAGAGCCCGACCTGGCGGCCGAACGGCAGCTTCTGAGCTTTGAGGAGACCTCCTCTGCCAGACCCCTGCAGGACACGGGTTCGAAGGTCACGGGCCCCATCGCCTGGAACTCTCTGACACAGGTGGAATGCCTGGAGAGCCCATCCGCGCGCAGCAAGCGCAAGAAGGGCCTGCAGCTGAACGGGCTGCAGATGCAGCCGCACACCCTGCCGCGCGCCGGCTGCCCCTCGCAGGCGCAGTGCCACTCCAGGCCACCGGGGGCGATAGAGGAGCAGGCCTGCCCCGGGGGCGGGGGCGTGGGCGTGGGCGGGGCGAGCGAGCCCTGCCAGCAGATCGTGGCTGTAACTCAGGACGGGGATCTCAAAGCACAGCTTCAGGTGATGGAGAACCTGATCAGCTCCAGTCAGGAGACCATCAAAGTGCTGCTGGGGGTGATCCAGGAGTTGGAGAAGGGAGAGGCCCAGAGAGAGGG GCTCTCCTATCGAACGGGACAAGACACAGCCAACTGCGACACGTGTCGAAACAGCGCATGCATTATTTACAG CGTGGAGCTGGACTTCAAGCAGCAGGAGGATAAGTTGCAGCCGCTAATGAAGCGGCTGTGCCCCACTGAGGACCTCCCCTTTCCATCTCTGCCTTACCCCCAGGAGGCCTTCACCTCTACCCCCAAACGCAAATCCAAAACAGAGTCCAAGAAGCACGCCCGCTGGAAACTCTGGTTTCTATAA